The genomic window ACAGCCGCCAAACCGGCTGCAGGCTACTGTGCTGCCACGCAACAACAATCGCCGGGGGCGACAAGAGGAGAGAGAAGGCTTTTTGGCCCGATCCTCCGGAAACCTTAATTTGTGGAGAGAATTTCACTTctcggcctctgcaccaactagggatgcacacaccctttttagtatgagtaccaagatttTTATCTTGAAGTGTAGTCTCACCACATATCAAGCACGGTCCTCAAACATAttatttgtgagtaccaagatttTAGCTTGATGAGTGGCCACACATTAAGCTTGGTCGAAACCcttgtgcatcacctgtcaattctaggaattgaaccCGGCTGGTTAGACTGATACCTAACAATCGAGATAAGGCTCTCATTGCAGGCAGCCTTTGCATGTGACGCAAGTTTAAGAGGCCACATGTCAGTTCATACTCTCATTGATCCAAGTCCAGAATCAtgttccccgcaaaaaaagaaaaagaaagtccCAAGTTCACGGGTAGTTTTCACCAAGAACTCCAAGCACACATCGCACCTTCTGTCCGTCCCCTTTTGGGGCAAGCAGAGCATACAGCGTCACACCAAACAGCTGGCAAGCAAAGCATTCTTTCCCAGCCGGTAAAGTTCCATGGAAGACGCGAGCATGTGCACAGCAAGTCATTCCGAagcatagcatatgcaaaaaaatCTGACTCTTGACACAAGGTCATGTCATGCATGTCCTGGAAGGAAGCGCAGAAATCCAGGCCAAAAGAAGCAAGCAAAGCGAGAAAGGAGCAAGACCTGCGCTGCATGAGGTGGGGGGATCCTTCTGCAGATCCTTGAGCTCCTTCTGTATCCTCTTGGACGCCATCGCGCCCTCCCTCGCCCTCCTGTTTTCACCCCCAAGAGCCAGAAGAAGAGAGAAACCATCAAATCTGCTGCCATGAACAGGTTAGCACACATCACAAAGAGGAACTGGAACGGAACAAACCTCTGGCCTGATCTCCTCTCTGCCTCCTGCTTCCGCTTCTCCGCCCCCCTCCTCGCAAGAACCAATAATGGGATGGAACTGGGGAAAGGGGCCAGGAGCAGCAGGGCTATATATGTAAATGGGCCTCCCTCCCTTTGCTCGCTGTCTGTCTTGATGCAGGTTTGCGTGCTGGTTTTATTTATTCGTTTCCGTCGAATCGTCCTTCAATGCGGTTGGGACCTGCCTGCTTACTTTTTAGTGGAGCGGTGCCATGGCTGATCAGATCAAATGCCCCATCCATCCATCCGCTGCACTTGCACTGACCCCCTTTCGTATTAGTGGCTGCTGATGAACAGGGTTATATTCTCCCTTCTTTTCTTCTATCAACGCCAATAAATTAATGGATGGAGAGAACTGACGTGGAGTGAAACTGACGGAAAGGCAGCCGCGTTCCCTCCTGGGATATAATAACCGTGAATTTGAAAAATAAAGAATCTACAGATTCTGGTGGGAGGCCCTGCCGACTGATTGATTCCTCGTGGCCTACATGTCAGTGACGGGGCGAGAGAATCCAATTCATGCAGCCCAAGTGGACATGAGTGGAACCCGGCTTTTGTTTGGGTGGCTGATTGCCTCACAGctgagagcatctccaatagatggccCCAAACGACGCGCGCACGGTAAATCCAGCTTTTAGCGCGCGCGGGATGGTTTGCCGCGCTCCAGCGGCCGCGGAAAACAAGTGCGCGCGGGAACTGTTTGCGCGCGCGAGAAAAGGCGCCAGCTCGGGCGCAAGATTTGGCGCATCGCTTCGCGCGCGCCTATAAAAGCTGCGAGCGTCACGCGCCTTCTTCACACACatctcttcccctctccctctccctctctgccacgcgccgctccagcgccccgccaccgacgcgccgccatgccgccgcgccgccgaggagcgtccggctaccgcggcgtccgcctgcGGCCCAACGGCAGCTACACCGCGGAGATacgctccggcgaactccggctcgCCCTCGGCCGTACGGGACGGCGCGacaggccgcccgcgcgtacgacgcggcggcgtggcgcctaggccAGCCGCACGGCCAGATGAACTTCCAAGATGTGTACACGCTCGAGCAAGCGCTCAACCTCGCCCCTCTGCCTCGTCTGAACACGGCGGaagaccgtgcggagcacgccgagcggcaacgccgcctcctcgtcgcccaggaggacgagcgggtcatggcggactggcgccagcgccacccggaggacgtcgcctacgagcaagcctactgggcaaggcgccgcgaggAGGACACGCGAAGGCGCCGCGCGTCGCGGTTggacaggcgtcggcggaaggcgTTGGCAAATGCGCAGTCCGACCTCGTTGCAGCAGGTGGGCGGTCGTTCTTCACGCCGAACGATGAGCGGTGGCTGGACATCTGGCTAACTACCTCGGACGACACCGCCGAGGATGATAGTGGTGATGATGATAGCGACTTGGAGTAGTTTTTTTTGTTAATGCAATATATGTttatcgtttgtcgtttttattttATGCAATCTATGTTTCGgatgtaaaatacctttgtatTGTTTAATCTATGCAATCTATatagttttttaaaaaaaatctactTTCAAAAATGCATAAATTTCtagtcgcgcgcgctgcattttagcgcgctgctggagcggcgcgcgcgctgctggagcgggcgcagcgcgccgcgccaaaccaggcgatgggcgcgcgCTAAAGCTGTTTTTTACGCGCGCCGCGTTCGGCGTCTGTGGGAGATGCTCTGATAGTGATGCTAACGCTAACGCAAGAAAGCTACTCTCTGCTAACAGCACGGTTCAATGAAGGTTCTGGTGTGAGATGAGAGAGGAGAAACGGTTCAaaacaggtactccctccgtccgaaaatacttgtcgttCCAGATACattcttttttatccattttgatgacaagaattttcggacggagggaatgCGTATTTACGTGCGTCACAAGGATCTACGGGAATTGAACTGCAATGTGCAAGAAACAGACATTAATTTCTACAATGCGTTCCTTTCTTCCACATGAAGCGTGCTTTCTTGATAAGCTTACTTTTCCTGTTCAAATTCCTTCCATTTCTAACAAGCCATATACTATCAAACAACCCTTGCTTCTGAACATATGCTGAGACACTAGTTGAGCCTTATGAGACACACAACATGcagttttatactccctccgttcctaaatataagtctttttagagattttactatggactagatacggatcaaaatgagtgaatctacactctaaaatatgtccatatacatccgtatgcagtttgtagtggaatctctaaaaagacttacatttaggaacggagggactagGTATATATGCTGAAGATGAATAGAAGGCTAATTACAACAGTCTGGGAAATATGAATACGGCAAATAAATACCGAGGTTTGAATGATGCCGATAAATACGGCGGAAGGATGTGATCAGTGTACGGGTAGAAGAGGTGTATCATGTTCAAGGACACCGATCGATATTATTCATCTGTTAGTTGGGGGCTAGTACACAAAGTTTAAACAGAAAATTTGACGCCTTCATCGTCTGCTGAACTGCCCTTAAAGATAACTGCCTTTCCCTTTTGTTCCAGCAGCCTCAAAGCTCGCATGAGGACCCCACGATCAATTCCCGCAAGTTCTGCAACAGACGCCACAGGATAGAATGATTCAAACTAGCCACAATACTAACAGAACTTTTATTATGAGCAAGCGGCATGGCCTATGTattacttttcttttcttttttgcgaatTATGGCCTATGCATTACTCACGAGGCACCAGCACCAACTTATGTCACGGCCTAAGCTCCGGAGAGCGTAGCTGTGCAGGGGAGGTTGCATCATGGCGTGATAGCAGCTGGAATAGGGTTTTCGGAGGATAACCTCTGGTTTATTCATTCATCATATATAACACAGATTATCCCTAGCGTTATAGAATAGCCACTCCTAAAAGGAAAAGTGTAACTGCACAATTCCAATAGATTCTTATCCAAACTAACCAACTTAGGGAATCAAGAAAAAAGAACTTATCAGCCTAGGCTTAGCCAGACGGCTCTCCTCCTGAGGCTTGTGCCCACTGTAATACCAAGCCCACATGACAAGTTGGGTAAACATGGAAATATGTATCCAACAGCTAGCTAAGTTTAAATCCTACATGTATTTTACCGTTTCTACCACAAATTGCTTCGAAGCAAGAAAATAAGCTTAGCCCAGGGCCGGGCCGGCAAAATCAGGGGCCCTGTGCCAAACTCTAAGACGGGCCTACCTTGCTATAGAAAAACATCTGTTTCACTTATGGCACCTAATTGAGTCACCGTTCAGCTACGTGCATAAATGGTATTTTGAGGTGTTTTCCCTTTTTTTGGGGGGAGTTATTCTCCTCAATTGCCCTAATATTAATTCTTTTTTAGTATGACTAAAAATTCAAAGATGTTTTCTCATTATACGTCAAATGATTGGAACTAAGGCATTTTGGGATGTATGGATCCATTAAATAAAAATGCCTCCAAGCATCAACTAAATGAggtattttgaaaaaatattttcaCAAATGGCAGGAAGCCTACAGTTGGGTAGCTTATATAGAAATCACAGTAGTGTAATAAATGCCTTTTGATTTCAACCTCTAACGCAAAGTTTCAACTGTCTACTAGGTCGCCGCAAGTTTCTTACAGCGAGATATCGCCAGTTCGAATCCCAATAGTGGTGAATAAATGTatactttttttttgagaaattaaCGTAAACTCTTTTCTGAGCGGTCGGCCTTTGGCCTGTTTTCTGCTGTGAGTCTGTGATGTTGGCGTGCTTAACGGGCTTATGGGTTGCTTCGAAATTCGGGGCCCCTGTAAAGTTGGGGCCCTGTGCGGGCGCACAGGCTGCACCTGCTTCTGGCCCGGGCCTGGCTTAGCCTGACGGAAATATTGAAAATGGAAAATCTAATCTTGTTGGCTAAAGGGGGGAGAATCCCCTCCATTAACTGTGTGTTCGTTTAGATAGAAATGAGCCTTCCGCAGATCGAACGCGAGTGGGTGGCATTACACCATAAGCTCCAAGCCAACCGAGCTAGCGCTCAGTTCTCAATGGAAAATCTAATCTCATCACCATGAAGTTTGGTATGCTTACCGGTCCCATGCGTTTCAATTCCAGAGCGTATATCTTCAATTGTTGTTACTTCCAACCCATTTTCCTTTACCTACAAGCATAACACAGAGATAAATATCAAGTCACTGCCACTACTCATTGATAAATTGATAGCTTCGAAAGACACGTGTTTAATAGAATACAAAGTCTTACGAAGTCTAGTATGTAGTTAGCCCAATCTTGAATCCGCAGCCAAAGAATGAGACACTTCTTGTGACTTTTGTCAATCCACTCTGCACGCCCTGCAGTTTGATCTTGGCTTCAAGTAGTTGCACACAGGCCAGGGGTAATAAAGGCATCAATTACCTAGAAAAACAAAACTACACACAGCTACAACAATAACTAAAAGATTTAATGTTGTGCAGAATAAACCTTCACTAACAAGAGCTGCAAGGAACACTTCCTTTGCTTCATAGCTTAGAGATCCTGAAAGCATGCAAGTTCAGTGCAACGTCAATAGGAATGTACAAATGCATTGTAAACTCGTCGAGTGAATAAAATGTTCATGTATACACTAGTCCGGCATGCTCAAAAGGCTCCATAGTAGGCCTTAGGAACACATTACCATCATGCCAGATCACTATGTCGTAACACTTTCAACACAGTAAGACATATTTTTTGCTGAATTGCAGAAGAGTAGTAGTCAAAACACAAGGTTCAGACAAATACGGCTTACTCTCAATCTTTGGATTGGAGAACAACGGAAAATCTTCTTCCAGGGAGATTATATACATCTTTTGACTTCTACAGTAATCAAGTATCAGCTCTTTCCATAGCTGCACTTGCTTTTCACGTGTTTCTCTCACAGGCTGCAAACTGGGAACAAATGTTGTCATGATATTATTATCAGTCCATGTACATATCAAAATTAGTGTTTAACAGAACTTTTCAGAGTTGGTTTTAAGATAACATACACAAAAGTTCACTTACATTACTCAAACAAATGTAAGAATTGTTAGGAAAGCAACTTGTATTTCCAGGAGGccatacatgtacaggtgtggaatatatgcaggaaaccccttatacaataggGTAAATACGAAAGGTTACATGGCTATATATATAACTCTTAACACCGctcctcaaactcatggtggattaaCAACACtgcgctctagtctgggccttcgtcagaaaatccgccaactgtaactcggaaggcacatactgaagagtaataacctgatcctgcacaccagcgcgcacatagaaagcatcaacaccaatatgcttggtgacctcatgcttcacaggatcgcgcgcaatgctaatagcacctgtactgtcagataagagcaaagtaggtgtagtaacagaaacaccaaaatcctgaagtaaccaccgtaaccaagtcatctctgccgtcaaaagagctaTAGCTCGTAACTCAGCCTCTGCAATCGAACtggaaactgcagtctgtttcttcgtcttccaggcaatgagagaaccaccaagaaaaacacagtaagcagaaagtgaacggcgatcggagggatcactagcccacgtagcatccgaataggcctgaagctgtaaagaactggagcgaggaagaatagacggtgagagatcgtgccccgaagatattggagaacacgaaggaggtgactatagtgaaccgaagtgggagcggagacaaactgactcagaatatgaaccggataagagatatccggacgagtgacagctagatagacaagactcccaacaagatgacgataacgcgtcgggtcaggcAAGGGGTCACCGTCAGTatcacggaggtgaacattgagctccatgggagtctcaacaatgcgctcatTGGTAaaagcagcacgagcaagaagatcatgTATATACTTTTCCTaagatataaaaaagccatcaaaggtagaagagacttcaatcccaagaaagtagcgaagaggtccaagatcggacataagaaactgctcactaagacgggcctttacaaaggcaatatactcggggttgTCGCCAGttatgatcatgtcatcaacatagagaagaagaagagtccgaccacgaggagaaaggtggacaaacaatgtcggatcatgagcactcgctaaaaaaccagcggcagtcaccacagaggcaaaacgctcaaaccaggcgcggggggcttgcttaaggccatagacagagcgacgaagacgacataccatgccatcaggaacagaatacccaggtggtggctgcatgtatacCTCCTCACACAGCTCACCGTTAAGAagggcattcttaacatcaagctgagatacagACCAATGGCGTGCAGAGGCCACGACAAGAAGTGtacgaatagtggtcatatgggccacgggagcaaaggtctcatcgtaatcacgaccatgctcctgctgaaagccacgagccacaagacgagctttgtaacgctcaagagaaccatcggagcgagtcttaaccttgtagacccacttacaagtgatgggacggacacctggaggaagagaaacaagatcccatgtaccagtgcgttcaagagcagcaatctcctctgccatcgcaaattgccattcaggatgaacaacagcctcaCAATAAGAAGTCGGCTAAAGAACAGCAGCACCGGCGGTTGAAAAACCAAGGCGATCGACAGGCGGAAGCAGACAAGGACGCAAGCCATAGGTAGGCTGAGACGAGGAGGACGGCACGTCAGCAGACACATCCACATTacgtgaacgacgagtgtaataCTGAGGAAAAGATGGAAGAGTACGAGGAGGAATAGCCGAGGTAGAATCAGGAGGTGGAGACGAAGAAATCACCGGGGATGAAGGTGCAGAATCCGGGGACATGCGAGGTGAGGAAACCGTGGGAGATGGTGGCGACAAACCGGCAAGAGGTGGAGAAGTAGAGTGAACAGGACGGAGACAAGGGCTCAACTGGAGTGATAGGTGTGtcgggaaaagtgaggaaagagatatcctccactgaaaaggtcgaggaagatggacgcgggtagaagggacgagactcatcaaaagtcacatcccgagaaatacgcatccgacgaccgataggatcccaacaacgatagcccttatgctcatcactatagCCTAAGAAAACACACTCAATAGACTGaacggtcagtttggtgcgttcgcgaggggcaagaagaacatagcaaacacaaccaaacaagcgaagcgtCGAATAATCAGGAGAACGATCAAAGAGACGCTCGAAAGGAACACCACCTTGGAGAGCAGCGGACGACTAAAGGTTGATGAGATCTATGTTGCGCGGATACTTCAGAAAGCGTGCGTATCCTGTCGGATACTGCCCCGATACTCGGATACTGCCCCGATACGGCCCGATACGTATCCCGTAAGTATCCGTTGattttttaattttaaaaaaagAATATAATGTTTGATACTCCGGGGATACTTCTGCGATACGTTTTGGATACCTCAAACCCCTTGTTCAATGTGAAATCCCCTCAATAGTAACCGCACACCTTTTGAAAATTCCCAAGATGGGCATGAGTTCATGTCAAAACATAACTGGCAATGTTCTTACTCAATTGAGATGTGAGCAAGATAGAGACGATGCACTGATTGGAACAACAAACCTAAGAAAATCCCACTGCTAATTGATGAAAGTGGACCAAGTGCAAGAAAAGAAAGGGGGTAATCCTACTGAGGCATTCTTTGACCTGGAAGCTCCTTATTTTTTCCCTATTTTTAATAAATAATATATGTATTATCTATATATAAACGTATCCCCGTATCCATGTTTTTAGAAAATTGACGTATCGGGCGTATCCCCGTATCGCGTATCCGATACGTATCCAAGTATCCATGCAACATAGGATGAGATAGGTGGAGGTGAAtatagcctcggcccaaaaatgaggTGGAAGAGAAGCGGCGATCATCaacgcacgagccgtctcaagaaggtggcgatgctttcgctcagccacgccattctgagcatgagcaccaggaaaAGAGAACTGAGGAAGAGTGCCTtgctcagcaagaacaccacgcaacatcttggaaatatactcgccagcggagtcagcacggaACACACGAATAGGCGAagagaactgagtgtgaaccatggcagcaaaacgcttatagatGGAAAGAATCTCACCGCGAGAAGTCATAAAATAAGGCCAagtgtaacgagagaaatcatctatgaaaataatatagtatcgATGGCCCCCTTTCGAAGCAAagggagccggaccccatacatcagaatggactaaatcaaaaggacgctgagacacCGACTCACTAGTAGGGTAAGGTAACTGAATCTGTTTTCCTAGTCTACAGCCCtaacactctaaagagacatctcctgagacagaccccagaagacctcgacgaactaatGATGACAAGCGAGACCCACaaagatgaccaagtcgatgatgccactgctggaaggagccGGTAGCTGAAGTGACAGAAGCGGATGGGACTGGCGATAGTGGTGGCAGCaaaaggaacatgaagccagtctagctcccaaagaccctgagagtcacggcggcgagggccagccccaaccaaaGTGTGCGTTCGACAATCCTgaacagaacaagagtcaacgtcaaggatgacgcgacaaccagaatcagtaagttgaccggcAGAAAAAAGATTCATgataagtcgaggaacatgagcaacatcaggaataGAGTAAGAAGGTGTGGTAAGATTGCCTCGACTAGCAACAGAAAgaggagtaccatcagcagtgagtACATGAACAGGAAAATCAAGTGATTTAAGAGAGGACAAATttgaagaatgagaagacatatgaaaagaagctccggagttacctgactgtgtagagggtggttgctcagtgcgggaagcatcagtcacagaacctgCAGTACCCGTCGAAGGAGAACCTGAAGCGGCAAGCAGACGCTTAAGTCGCAAAATATCCTGTAAGTCAAGGCGGTGGCTGAAGATGTCGAAGTAGAAGAAGAAGTCCCTGAAGCCGATGATCGCGCCTTACGCAGGTGTTTCTTCTTATGGAAGCACTGAGACTCAACGTGACCATCCATATTGTAGTAGCCGCAGTGAGGACGAGACCGACCCTGGCCGCCCGTAGGAGTAGGCAAGAGCGGCGAAGCACTCGAGCGGGAAGGAGTCGGTGCAGCAGGCGGCATAGAAGGAACTCGAGCAGCAAGCACAGAGGAAACCTCAAGTAAACCAGCGCCACGgaggcgagtctcctcagcacggatctcagaaagcgcctccatgagggaAATACgaccacgagcaaacaactgagcgtgccggggctcaaactccttacggagtcGAGACAAGAACTCGTAGACACGATGAAACTCCAAATCAGCCCGCACAGCCTGGCAACACTGACAAGTACGACAACCAGCAATGAGGAGAGAATCAAGCTGACGCCatatagcagaactctgtgcatagaaCTCATCAACTgtggagtcaccctgctgaagagcatgctcctgacgaaccacagACAGGCATAAAGCATCACCAAAGGCGGATAGCGCTGACGAAGCCGAGTCCACATCTCAAATACAGTAAAGAGGCCGGATCGGGCAACACGAGTTGGCGGGCGAACTCGAGGGCAGAAGCAGCCGGCCTGGGCGCTCGATGAGGAGAGAGCAGCGCCGCTCGGAGAAGGACGGCCGTCGCTCGGAGATTGGATCGGGAGCACGAGTTGCGCATGCGAATAAAAAAAAACCTAAGGCTCCGATACCATGTTAGGAAAGCAACTTGTATTTCCAGGAGGCCATATgccagtatatatacatgtacaggtgtggaatatATGCAGGAAACCCTTATACAATAGGGTAAATACAAAAGGTTACATGGCTATATATATAACTCTAACAAGAATTAGTAAAGCAAGGAAATGCTTCAACTGCTACACACATTGTTGGGATATGAAAGAAAGATGCAAGATCTTAACATCACATATCAAAATAGATAGGCTTAGACACTCTGAACCAAATACCATGTTATACTTTTGGGGATGCTATGAAGTAGAAATTTGCAAAGAGagaccaattgaagagaagcttgtccaacatcgtctgagatggtttgggcatattcagcgtaggcctccagaagctccagtgcatagcggacgactaaagcatgcggagaatgtcaagagaggttggggtagaccgaatttgacacgGGAAGAGTCCGTTAAGAGaaacctgaaggattggagtatcaccaaagaactagctatggacaggggtgcgtggaagcttgctatccatgtgccagagccatgagtttgtcgcgagatcttatgggtttcacttctagcctaccccaacttgtttgggacgaaaggctttgttgttgtcgTAGAGACATTTGAGTTTTAACCAACGGCAGATTCTCTGAAGAAACAAGTGCTTAAGCTTACTAACATAATTCCTTTAGTGATCCTGATCTACAAATCCTGCTTACATATTCATTCTTCACTTACACAATAACATTAACCACCCCGTGTTTTTCATTTTGAATCTATAAAATGTCATTTTATACCTTATTGACAAGCTAGCTCAGAATAAAACAAGggataagagatcaaagaaatattACATGATTTACAATGTACTCACATGATTATATGATACTCCCTCAGTACCAAAATATTTGAGGTTCtaggtttgtcctaagtcaaacttcttTAAGTCTGACCATGCATATAGAAAATATATTGGCATCTACAACATCAaatatatataatatgaaaatatctAATAAAACTAATTTGGTGTTTTGGATGTTTGCATATTTTAATAGACATGGTCAAACTTAAAGATGTTCGACTTAAGAGAAACCTAGAAATtaattattttggaacggaaggagtatatcCGAAGTAGGAATAAATAAGTTTAACTGTTACAAAAGGGCAGGGTATAGACAAAAATCACGAACCACTTTTTTGTACAATTTGCACAGTAAACCATTGCCAAACAAATTACTCCATAGTACTGGTAAGTGgtaactaatactccctccgttcacaaatataagatgttttggatattccAATATGGAcaacatacggactgaaatgagaacaaacacactaaattgtgtctatatacatcatattcagaaaaaagttagaacatcctATATTTGTGAAGGGAGGGAGTATTTTGGAACCGAGGAAAGCAATTTCATTACTACCATATAGTACTTGGAGCTGAAGTTAACTGCACAACTTTGTTACTAGGCACTGATTAAGAatatc from Triticum aestivum cultivar Chinese Spring chromosome 3B, IWGSC CS RefSeq v2.1, whole genome shotgun sequence includes these protein-coding regions:
- the LOC123070257 gene encoding vacuolar protein sorting-associated protein 25 isoform X1; the protein is MQRTVDFKLPHFFNYPPYFTLQPVRETREKQVQLWKELILDYCRSQKMYIISLEEDFPLFSNPKIERSLSYEAKEVFLAALVSEDQTAGRAEWIDKSHKKCLILWLRIQDWANYILDFVKENGLEVTTIEDIRSGIETHGTELAGIDRGVLMRALRLLEQKGKAVIFKGSSADDEGVKFSV
- the LOC123070257 gene encoding vacuolar protein sorting-associated protein 25 isoform X2; this encodes MQRTVDFKLPHFFNYPPYFTLQPVRETREKQVQLWKELILDYCRSQKMYIISLEEDFPLFSNPKIERSLSYEAKEVFLAALVSEGRAEWIDKSHKKCLILWLRIQDWANYILDFVKENGLEVTTIEDIRSGIETHGTELAGIDRGVLMRALRLLEQKGKAVIFKGSSADDEGVKFSV